From a region of the Brevibacterium siliguriense genome:
- a CDS encoding GntR family transcriptional regulator: MSTSADATSPTTSLANHAYEILRHRLIMLDIAPGDPINEAALSAELEVGRTPIREALKRLERDHLVVSYPRRGTFATNVDLTDLSTISEMREALEPIAARRAAHNLTPERRQEFTSAIADLKALESTDEQRTLMERDLEVHRLIYSSVDNPHLSETLIRLDDLATRIWCLVIPGIPDLVTHIREHIDLLAAILDGDEEAVAARAAEHVREFDKTVRSTLR; encoded by the coding sequence ATGAGCACATCCGCCGACGCGACGTCGCCGACGACGTCCTTGGCGAATCACGCCTATGAGATCCTGCGGCACCGACTCATCATGCTCGACATCGCTCCTGGTGATCCGATCAACGAGGCGGCACTGAGCGCCGAGCTCGAGGTCGGCCGCACGCCGATCCGCGAGGCTCTCAAACGGCTCGAGCGCGACCACCTCGTCGTGTCCTATCCGCGGCGCGGCACCTTCGCCACCAATGTCGACCTCACCGACCTGTCGACGATCTCCGAGATGCGGGAGGCCCTCGAGCCGATCGCCGCCAGGCGCGCGGCACACAACCTCACCCCGGAGCGGCGCCAGGAGTTCACGTCCGCGATCGCCGACCTCAAGGCATTGGAATCGACCGATGAGCAGCGCACCCTCATGGAGCGCGACCTCGAGGTCCACCGACTCATCTACAGCTCCGTGGACAATCCGCACCTGTCGGAGACGCTCATCCGCCTCGATGACCTGGCCACCCGCATCTGGTGCCTCGTCATCCCGGGAATCCCGGATCTCGTCACCCATATCCGCGAGCACATCGATCTGCTCGCGGCGATCCTCGACGGCGACGAAGAGGCCGTCGCTGCCCGCGCTGCCGAGCACGTCCGCGAGTTCGACAAGACCGTCCGCTCCACCTTG